The following are encoded together in the Arthrobacter sp. Y-9 genome:
- a CDS encoding TetR family transcriptional regulator, with translation METEQPSLRERRRAQTRRELAAAAAELFTAQGVVATTAEEIAARAAISLRTFYRYFRTKEEAIAPLLEIGAERWQDALRAVPAGSDGKEAVTAAIRHALTPQDRETADGMELVRNLLIAAEEDHELAGVWAAVNARSERELLTVMVDRFGPANSLLLRLHATAATAAVRVGLEAWAADVTPAPGDSDGEPGHPASSFAVEAFRRLSAGL, from the coding sequence GTGGAAACAGAACAGCCCAGTCTCAGGGAGCGCCGTCGCGCCCAGACCCGGAGGGAACTCGCCGCCGCCGCGGCCGAGCTCTTCACCGCGCAGGGGGTCGTGGCCACCACGGCCGAGGAGATCGCCGCGCGCGCCGCGATCTCCCTGCGCACCTTCTACCGCTACTTCCGCACCAAGGAAGAGGCGATCGCACCCCTCCTGGAGATCGGAGCCGAACGCTGGCAGGACGCGCTGCGCGCCGTGCCCGCCGGCTCGGACGGCAAGGAGGCCGTGACCGCGGCGATCCGCCACGCCCTCACCCCTCAGGACCGGGAGACCGCCGACGGGATGGAGCTCGTGCGCAACCTCCTGATCGCCGCGGAGGAAGACCACGAACTGGCCGGAGTGTGGGCCGCGGTCAATGCCCGGTCGGAGCGTGAACTCCTGACGGTGATGGTTGATCGTTTCGGTCCCGCAAACAGCCTGCTCCTCAGGCTTCATGCCACCGCGGCCACCGCGGCCGTCCGGGTGGGGCTGGAAGCCTGGGCGGCGGACGTGACCCCCGCCCCCGGGGACAGCGACGGCGAGCCCGGCCACCCGGCGTCGTCGTTCGCCGTTGAGGCCTTCCGCAGGCTGTCCGCGGGCCTCTGA
- the dusB gene encoding tRNA dihydrouridine synthase DusB, producing MTLEALPTRIELPPLKLGDITVDTPVVLAPMAGITNKAFRRLCREFGGGLYVAEMVTSRALVERSPESLRIIEHDDDEEVRSVQLYGVDPVTVGAAVRLLVEEDRADHIDLNFGCPVPKVTRRGGGSALPWKIDLFTAIVQTAVREASKGDIPLTIKMRKGIDEDHLTYLEAGRIARDAGVAAVALHGRTASQFYSGKADWDSIARLREALPDIPVLGNGDIWSAEDAERMVRQTGVDGVVVGRGCQGRPWLFGDLQAAFDGREDRIRPGLREVADAVYRHAELMIDTFGDEGKALRDIRKHMAWYFKGYVVGGDLRAQLATVPDLATLRGLLDQLDMESPYPGADAEGPRGRAGTPKKTALPDRWLESRSLNDEQRATIKAAELDVSGG from the coding sequence GTGACCCTTGAAGCACTTCCCACCAGAATCGAGCTGCCGCCCCTGAAGCTCGGCGACATCACCGTGGACACCCCCGTGGTGCTCGCGCCCATGGCCGGCATCACCAACAAGGCCTTCCGCCGCCTCTGCCGCGAGTTCGGCGGGGGTCTCTATGTCGCGGAGATGGTCACCTCCCGGGCGCTCGTGGAACGGTCCCCGGAATCGCTGCGGATCATCGAGCACGACGACGACGAAGAGGTCCGCTCCGTTCAGCTTTACGGCGTGGACCCCGTCACGGTGGGCGCCGCCGTCCGCCTGCTGGTGGAGGAGGACCGGGCCGACCACATCGACCTGAACTTCGGCTGCCCCGTCCCGAAGGTCACCCGCCGTGGTGGCGGTTCGGCGCTGCCCTGGAAGATCGACCTGTTCACCGCGATCGTCCAGACCGCGGTGCGTGAGGCGTCCAAGGGGGACATCCCGCTGACCATCAAGATGCGCAAGGGCATCGACGAGGACCACCTGACGTACCTCGAGGCCGGCCGCATCGCCCGCGACGCCGGGGTTGCCGCCGTCGCGCTGCACGGCCGCACGGCGAGCCAGTTCTACTCCGGCAAGGCCGACTGGGACTCGATCGCCCGCCTGCGGGAGGCCCTGCCGGACATCCCCGTGCTGGGCAACGGCGATATCTGGAGCGCCGAGGACGCCGAGCGCATGGTGCGCCAGACCGGCGTCGACGGCGTGGTCGTGGGCCGTGGCTGCCAGGGCCGCCCGTGGCTCTTCGGCGATCTGCAGGCCGCGTTCGACGGCCGGGAGGACCGCATCCGCCCGGGCCTGCGCGAGGTCGCGGACGCGGTGTACCGTCACGCCGAGCTCATGATCGACACCTTCGGCGATGAAGGCAAGGCCCTGCGGGACATCCGCAAGCACATGGCCTGGTACTTCAAGGGCTACGTCGTGGGCGGCGATCTGCGTGCCCAGCTCGCCACGGTGCCGGATCTGGCGACCCTGCGCGGCCTGCTCGACCAGCTGGACATGGAGTCCCCGTACCCGGGAGCCGACGCCGAAGGCCCCCGCGGTCGCGCCGGGACCCCGAAGAAGACCGCGCTCCCGGACCGCTGGCTCGAAAGCCGCAGCCTGAACGACGAGCAGCGCGCCACCATCAAGGCGGCCGAACTGGACGTCTCGGGCGGCTGA
- a CDS encoding ABC transporter ATP-binding protein has translation MMSQLLAVDAQGLHKSFGTVQAVRGLDLQVKPGEVVAFLGPNGAGKTTTIDMILGLSEPTRGSVKVYGGTPRQAIARGQVAAVMQSGGLLRDITVKETVQLTAAMFDSPRPVTEVLERAGIANLGDRRVEKCSGGQQQRLRFAMALVSDPGLMILDEPTTGMDVAGRRDFWHAIRQDAQRGRTVVFATHYLDEADAYADRIVLVRQGRVVADGTAAEIKNLAAGRTIRAALSHEDPRLARLPEVDSVEHDGARVTLRSQDSDAVLRFLLTETDAHDVEVSANNLEDAFVALTGDDAAPAAEAALTGNEAQA, from the coding sequence ATGATGAGCCAGCTACTGGCCGTGGACGCCCAGGGCCTCCACAAGAGTTTCGGGACGGTCCAGGCCGTCCGTGGCCTGGACCTCCAGGTGAAGCCCGGCGAAGTGGTGGCCTTCCTGGGCCCGAACGGCGCCGGCAAGACGACCACCATCGACATGATCCTGGGGCTCTCCGAGCCGACCAGAGGCAGTGTGAAGGTGTACGGCGGCACGCCGCGTCAGGCGATCGCCCGGGGCCAGGTGGCTGCCGTGATGCAGTCGGGCGGCCTGCTGCGGGACATCACCGTCAAGGAGACCGTGCAGCTTACGGCGGCCATGTTCGATTCGCCGCGGCCGGTGACGGAGGTTCTGGAACGCGCCGGGATCGCGAACCTGGGGGACCGCCGGGTGGAGAAGTGCTCGGGCGGCCAGCAGCAGCGCCTCCGCTTCGCGATGGCTCTGGTCTCGGACCCGGGTCTCATGATCCTGGACGAACCCACCACCGGCATGGACGTGGCCGGGCGCCGCGACTTCTGGCACGCCATCCGCCAGGACGCGCAGCGGGGCCGCACGGTCGTGTTCGCCACCCACTACCTGGATGAGGCGGACGCCTACGCGGACCGGATCGTCCTGGTCCGCCAGGGCCGGGTGGTGGCGGACGGCACCGCTGCGGAGATCAAGAACCTCGCCGCCGGTCGCACGATCCGCGCCGCGCTGAGTCACGAGGACCCCCGGCTGGCGAGGCTCCCCGAGGTGGACTCCGTGGAGCACGACGGCGCCCGGGTCACCCTCCGCTCGCAGGACTCGGACGCGGTGCTCCGCTTCCTCCTCACTGAGACCGACGCGCATGACGTCGAGGTCAGCGCCAACAACCTGGAGGACGCCTTCGTGGCCCTCACCGGCGACGACGCCGCACCCGCCGCCGAAGCGGCCCTCACCGGAAACGAGGCTCAGGCATGA
- a CDS encoding ABC transporter permease, with protein MSAITDTARDQRAAINLTDRRPANGGINPTFLWIEIKRILRNRRTLIFTLVVPAVFFAVFGLANKNQMLPGGQHSYGEYILISLTVYAAMTSATGSGAQVAVERAQGWSRQLRLTPLQPGAYIAVKAIAALVMSFIAVVAQFTVGAIFGVHSDAVTMVEAGLAAWLGSLVFAALGLMVGYLMPSQNVMQILGPVLAILAMLGGLFMPVQIMGDTFVEIAKWTPAYGIGQIARSPLTQEWDWLWVLNAGVWLAVFVTGAALAFRKDTKRF; from the coding sequence ATGAGCGCCATCACCGACACCGCCCGTGATCAGCGGGCCGCCATCAACCTGACCGACCGCAGGCCCGCGAACGGCGGGATCAACCCGACCTTCCTCTGGATCGAGATCAAACGGATCCTGCGCAACCGCCGGACCCTGATCTTCACGCTCGTGGTCCCGGCCGTGTTCTTCGCGGTCTTCGGCCTCGCCAACAAGAACCAGATGCTGCCGGGCGGCCAGCACAGCTATGGGGAGTACATTCTCATCAGCCTCACCGTCTACGCGGCGATGACCTCGGCCACCGGATCCGGGGCGCAGGTCGCGGTGGAACGCGCTCAGGGCTGGTCCCGGCAGCTGCGGCTGACGCCCCTGCAGCCGGGGGCGTACATCGCCGTCAAGGCGATCGCGGCCCTCGTCATGAGCTTCATCGCGGTCGTGGCCCAGTTCACCGTGGGCGCGATCTTCGGCGTGCATTCGGATGCGGTGACCATGGTGGAGGCCGGCCTGGCCGCCTGGCTGGGGTCGCTGGTCTTCGCGGCGCTGGGCCTCATGGTCGGGTACCTGATGCCGAGCCAGAACGTCATGCAGATCCTCGGTCCGGTCCTGGCGATCCTCGCCATGCTCGGCGGACTGTTCATGCCGGTGCAGATCATGGGGGACACCTTCGTGGAGATCGCCAAGTGGACCCCGGCCTACGGGATCGGGCAGATCGCGCGCAGCCCCCTGACCCAGGAGTGGGACTGGCTCTGGGTCCTCAACGCGGGGGTGTGGCTCGCCGTCTTCGTGACCGGCGCCGCGCTGGCCTTCCGCAAAGACACCAAGCGCTTCTGA
- a CDS encoding histidine kinase, which produces MEETRETPARWANWRSGAGPRSWLIGAGFSLVLWTWPTYATVWADATQPLGDKVLSTGLTLVFFACYAFGPPYVWCRREGRDSDRAVVLVISALLVSNLLVVLSLGTAALWTWTFLACAIAMMPLRARPRFLMIGALAVASLLIQMLSGQPEAGLLQGSLVMSLGFMMMAFARQIQLRQQLEATRKDLAVAAVAAERDRMARDMHDILGHSLTVVAVKAELAGRLLEADPARAARELADIEDLARGALADVRATVAGYRGVNVVAELAQARGALASAGIEAELPGSVDEVPAAHRELFGWVVREGVTNVVRHSRAAHCRITLTADGVQVDDDGVWRPALAVPATASGGGRASSGGPGDPAVPHWSGQGTGLDGLAERVRQAGGTLSTGPSDLGGFRLKVVM; this is translated from the coding sequence ATGGAAGAGACGCGGGAGACACCCGCCCGGTGGGCGAACTGGCGTTCCGGGGCCGGGCCCCGGAGTTGGCTCATCGGCGCGGGGTTCTCCCTGGTGCTGTGGACCTGGCCCACGTATGCCACGGTGTGGGCGGATGCCACGCAGCCTCTGGGCGACAAGGTGCTGAGCACGGGGCTGACCCTCGTGTTCTTCGCCTGTTACGCGTTCGGCCCGCCCTACGTGTGGTGCCGTCGGGAAGGCCGGGACAGCGATCGGGCAGTGGTGCTGGTGATCTCCGCCCTGCTGGTCAGCAATCTGCTCGTGGTGCTCTCCCTCGGGACGGCCGCGCTATGGACCTGGACCTTCCTGGCCTGCGCGATCGCCATGATGCCGCTGCGGGCGCGCCCGAGGTTCCTGATGATCGGAGCCCTCGCCGTCGCATCGCTCCTGATCCAGATGCTGAGCGGCCAGCCCGAAGCCGGATTGCTCCAGGGTTCTCTGGTGATGTCCCTCGGGTTCATGATGATGGCCTTCGCCCGGCAGATCCAGCTCCGGCAGCAGCTCGAAGCCACCCGGAAGGACCTCGCGGTCGCGGCCGTCGCCGCCGAACGGGACCGGATGGCCCGCGACATGCACGACATCCTGGGTCACTCCCTGACCGTGGTGGCCGTGAAAGCCGAACTCGCGGGCCGGCTGTTGGAAGCCGACCCCGCCCGCGCCGCCCGGGAGCTGGCGGACATCGAGGACCTGGCCCGCGGAGCTCTCGCCGATGTGCGGGCCACGGTGGCCGGGTACCGCGGCGTGAACGTCGTCGCGGAGCTGGCCCAGGCCCGAGGCGCCCTCGCCTCGGCGGGGATCGAGGCGGAATTGCCCGGCTCCGTGGACGAGGTGCCCGCGGCGCACCGCGAACTCTTCGGCTGGGTCGTGCGGGAAGGCGTCACGAACGTGGTCCGGCACTCCCGCGCGGCCCACTGCCGTATCACCTTGACCGCGGACGGCGTGCAGGTGGACGACGACGGCGTCTGGCGCCCGGCGCTCGCCGTCCCCGCAACTGCCTCCGGGGGCGGCCGTGCCTCCTCCGGCGGCCCCGGAGACCCGGCCGTGCCTCACTGGAGCGGACAAGGGACCGGCTTGGACGGCCTGGCCGAACGGGTCCGGCAAGCGGGTGGGACCCTGAGCACGGGACCCTCGGATCTGGGCGGTTTCCGCCTGAAAGTGGTGATGTAG